The Arachis ipaensis cultivar K30076 chromosome B07, Araip1.1, whole genome shotgun sequence genome includes a window with the following:
- the LOC107607753 gene encoding stearoyl-[acyl-carrier-protein] 9-desaturase 6, chloroplastic-like, which translates to MVSLTWNHNGFHHRQPKVSKPHARKSTLPINAPSSTLRTPKTYSLPPEKIEVFKSLEGWASQCILPLVKPVEQSWQPVDFLPDSSLPVEDFNNKVRDLRDRTAELPDDYLVVLVGDMITEEALPTYQTRLNQLHGVADKTGSCTSPWAVWSRAWAAEENRHGDLLQTYLYLSGRVDMRMIDRTIHYLIAAGMQWNIDKNPYMGFVYTSFQERATFISHGNTARLAKKNGDSVLARICGTIAADEKRHENAYVKIVEKLLEVDPTETMVAISNMMRKGITMPAHLMQDGKDPHLFDHFSAVAQRLGVYTAADYADILEFLIQRWKLEKIQDLTTEGRRAQDFVCGLAPRIRRLQERADERARKTEPHSVKFSWIFNKEVSLI; encoded by the exons ATGGTATCACTTACATGGAACCATAATGGTTTTCATCACAGACAACCCAAAGTCTCCAAGCCACATGCACGTAAATCTACACTTCCAATAAATGCACCTTCTTCAACACTAAGAACTCCTAAAACATACTCACTGCCACCAGAGAAGATTGAAGTTTTCAAGTCACTTGAGGGTTGGGCTTCACAGTGCATCTTGCCACTTGTGAAGCCCGTTGAGCAAAGCTGGCAGCCCGTTGATTTTTTACCGGACTCGTCCCTGCCGGTGGAGGACTTCAACAATAAG GTGAGGGACCTAAGAGATCGGACAGCTGAACTTCCAGACGATTATTTAGTGGTTTTGGTGGGTGATATGATCACGGAGGAAGCTTTGCCCACTTATCAAACAAGGTTGAACCAGCTCCATGGCGTTGCGGATAAGACGGGCTCATGCACAAGCCCGTGGGCAGTGTGGTCTCGGGCTTGGGCCGCAGAAGAGAATAGGCATGGAGACTTGCTTCAAACTTATTTGTACCTTTCAGGTCGAGTTGATATGCGTATGATTGACCGGACCATCCATTACTTGATTGCAGCTGGCATG CAATGGAATATAGACAAGAATCCATATATGGGATTTGTGTACACATCATTTCAAGAACGAGCTACTTTTATTTCACACGGCAACACGGCTCGGCTTGCTAAGAAAAACGGTGATTCAGTGCTTGCGCGAATATGTGGCACCATTGCTGCAGATGAAAAGCGTCACGAGAATGCATACGTAAAGATCGTTGAGAAGCTTCTAGAAGTGGATCCTACAGAGACAATGGTAGCAATATCAAACATGATGCGCAAGGGAATCACAATGCCAGCACACTTGATGCAGGATGGGAAGGATCCACACCTCTTTGATCACTTCTCTGCAGTGGCACAACGACTTGGTGTCTACACAGCCGCTGATTATGCTGACATTTTGGAGTTTTTGATCCAACGGTGGAAATTAGAGAAGATACAGGATTTAACGACTGAAGGAAGACGTGCACAGGATTTTGTGTGTGGTCTAGCACCCAGGATTAGAAGGTTGCAAGAACGAGCTGATGAAAGAGCGCGTAAAACAGAGCCACATAGTGTCAAATTTAGTTGGATTTTCAATAAGGAAGTGTCATTGATATAA
- the LOC107607754 gene encoding proline-rich receptor-like protein kinase PERK1 — MASTQPNIHFNFPQFPPPPPSHPFNYPPPPPPPPPPPPPPPSHCFTPPPPHTPPPPSPHHPVHPPPYPVPTPPSPDNHHPTIIVIVFVSFGGLLFLSVLAFALFCMIKKMKKKKQETDIIHFDEHRHVTEAIVPGPCGEQVVVLSVEDDVHIDEEIIKNEEFGHALHAKQSSTTNEGIDPRSPDHDHQQKA; from the coding sequence ATGGCATCTACTCAGCCAAATATTCATTTCAACTTCCCTCAGTTCCCTCCTCCACCACCATCCCACCCTTTCAACTATCCGCCACCGCCGCCACCGCCGCCaccgccgccaccaccaccaccctcacATTGTTTCACTCCTCCACCACCACACACGCCCCCACCACCATCACCGCACCACCCTGTGCATCCACCACCATACCCAGTTCCAACACCACCCTCTCCAGATAACCACCATCCAACTATCATAGTGATTGTGTTTGTATCCTTTGGAGGCCTTTTGTTCCTTTCAGTGCTGGCTTTTGCTCTGTTTTGCATgatcaagaagatgaagaagaagaaacaagaaaCTGATATCATCCATTTTGATGAGCACAGGCATGTCACTGAAGCCATTGTGCCTGGCCCTTGTGGTGAGCAAGTGGTGGTGCTATCAGTTGAAGATGATGTCCACATTGACGAAGAAATCATCAAGAATGAGGAATTTGGTCATGCTTTGCATGCAAAACAATCATCAACTACCAATGAAGGCATTGATCCTAGAAGCCCTGATCATGATCAtcagcaaaaagcttga
- the LOC107605969 gene encoding alcohol dehydrogenase 1 encodes MSNTAGQIIKCRAAVAWEAGKPLVIEEVEVAPPKAGEVRLKILYTSLCHTDVYFWEAKGQTPLFPRIFGHEAGGIVESVGEGVTHLKPGDHALPVFTGECGECPHCKSEESNMCDLLRINTDRGVMIHDQESRFSIKGKPIYHFVGTSTFSEYTVVHAGCVAKINPEAPLDKVCVLSCGICTGLGATINVAKPKPGSSVAVFGLGAVGLAAAEGARISGASRIIGVDLVSSRFELAKKFGVNEFVNPKDHNKPVQEVIAEMTNGGVDRSVECTGSIQAMISAFECVHDGWGVAVLVGVPSKDDAFKTHPTNFLNERTLKGTFYGNYKPRTDLPNVVEKYMRGELELEKFITHTVPFSEINKAFDLMLKGESIRCIIRMDE; translated from the exons ATGTCTAACACTGCTGGTCAAATCATCAAGTGCCGAG CTGCGGTTGCATGGGAGGCAGGGAAGCCATTGGTGATTGAAGAAGTGGAGGTTGCGCCACCTAAGGCCGGTGAAGTCCGTTTGAAGATTCTCTACACCTCACTTTGCCACACCGATGTTTACTTCTGGGAAGCCAAG GGCCAGACTCCATTATTTCCTCGGATATTTGGTCATGAAGCTGGAGG GATTGTGGAGAGTGTAGGAGAGGGAGTGACTCATCTGAAACCAGGTGACCATGCCCTCCCTGTGTTCACCGGAGAGTGTGGCGAATGCCCTCACTGCAAGTCAGAGGAGAGCAACATGTGTGACCTTCTCAGGATCAACACTGACAGGGGTGTCATGATCCATGATCAAGAATCAAGATTCTCCATTAAGGGAAAACCAATTTACCACTTTGTTGGGACCTCCACATTCAGTGAATACACTGTGGTTCATGCTGGATGTGTTGCAAAGATCAACCCTGAAGCACCACTTGACAAAGTTTGTGTTCTCAGCTGTGGAATCTGCACAG GTCTTGGTGCCACTATCAATGTTGCAAAACCAAAACCTGGTTCTTCTGTTGCTGTTTTTGGACTCGGAGCTGTTGGTCTTGCT GCTGCTGAAGGGGCAAGGATTTCTGGTGCATCAAGAATCATTGGGGTTGATTTAGTTTCCAGCCGATTCGAATTAG CTAAGAAGTTTGGGGTTAATGAATTTGTGAACCCAAAAGATCATAACAAACCTGTACAAGAG GTAATTGCTGAAATGACCAATGGAGGCGTGGATCGTTCTGTTGAATGTACTGGCAGCATCCAAGCTATGATCTCAGCATTTGAATGTGTCCACGAT GGTTGGGGTGTTGCTGTTCTTGTTGGTGTGCCAAGCAAAGACGATGCTTTCAAAACTCATCCTACGAACTTCTTGAATGAGAGGACTCTCAAGGGTACCTTCTATGGTAACTACAAACCCCGAACCGATCTTCCTAATGTTGTGGAGAAGTACATGAGAGGG GAGTTGGAACTTGAGAAATTCATCACTCACACTGTTCCGTTCTCAGAGATTAACAAGGCTTTTGATTTGATGCTGAAAGGAGAGTCCATCAGGTGCATCATTCGGATGGACGAATAA